The Fibrobacter sp. DNA window TTGAATAAGGCGTTTTTTCGCCTTATCGCTTTTTTCGGCTTGTCTGTCGCCAAAATTTCCCAAAAGCATTTTTGAGGGGGCGTTTTTTGCTAATATGGTCAAATCTATGGATGATAATAAGTCTGATGGGAAGGTGATTGAATGAGTCGATTATATGATTGCATAAAACGCTACAGCGAAACGTTTCCCGACAATATTTCGTTTACTTTTAGAGAGGGGGAGGCGTACGCTCATATCAGCTATAGTCAACTGTATGAGCATATAAACACGCTTTCGAGTTTCCTGACCGAATATAAGGGCAAGACGATTGCATTGATCGGTAACAACAAACTGGAATATGCAGTTTGCCTGCTTTCTGTTATTTGCAATGTCGGGAACGCGTTCCTGATAGACAAGGAATTGAGCGAAGAAGATGTCGGGAGCGTATTTGCACAAAAAAAGCCGGATTTGGTTGTCGTTGACGACGACCTGGATTTCAAATTTGAAAATTTCGATGTCCTGAAGTTCAGCGCCATAAGGGAAGTTCTAAAAGAAAAGAGGGACTTCTGTTACGATGAAAATTTTTCCGGCGATTTGATTCTACATACTTCCGGCACGACCGGCGTGCCCAAGTGCGTCCGATTGAACGAGCAGAATTATTTCGGCGTCATTCCCGAACTGAACCGCAAGTGGAACGTGACCAGTGAGCAGTCGTGCATGCTGATAATTCCTTTGTACCATATCTATGCCCTGGTGAGCTTGTTCCACGGCCTGTATGCCGGAATCAACAATATCTTGGAATATGATTACAAAAGGCTGAATATCCTGCTGAAAGAAACGAAGCCATGCCTGTTCATGGGCGTTCCCCTGATGTACAATCGCATAAAGGACGCCATTTTCGAGAAGAGCGGGAAAAAAGTCAAGACGGCCATCAAGATTTCCAATGCCTTGCGGAAAATCGGGATTGACGTCCGGAAAAAAATTTTTAAGGAGATTCACGAGTTCTTTGGCGGACGCTACATATTCGGTTGTTCTGCCGGAAGTGTCCTCCCTTACGAAACGAACAAGTTCTTCAACGACGTGGGGCTGCCCGTATACAACGTCTATGGAATGACAGAAACATCCGGGCCGATAGCCATCAATTACCAGAATCATAACGACTACAAGTCGGTCGGTGAAATCTTGGATATCAACCGGGTCGAAATCATAAACAAGGACAGCGAAGGTGTCGGAAGCGTGTTCGTGAAAGGCGGGAATGTATTCTCCGGCTACATCAGGGACGAAAAAAAGGATTACTTCCTGGACGGCTATTTCGATACGGGTGACATCGGATATATAAAGGGCAACAACCTGTATGTTATTGGCCGGAAGAAAAATATCTTGATTGGCGATAACGGGAAAAACATCTCGCCCGAGGAGATAAACAAAAAAATCCTGAAGAATAACAGGATTCATGATTGCAACGTGATAATGGAAAACAACAGGTTGACGGCCATTGTCAACACGGACTTGTCAGAAGATGAATTGAAAAGGTTTATCGCCAAGGTCAATGACAAATTGCCCAAGTACAAGAATATCTACAAGTTCAAGATAACGGATAAGAAGATTAAGTAGGTTAATCTAATGGAAATAATTGAAGCGAATAGTAAAAAACTGAAGAAACTGTATATTGATTTCATATACGAGTTGTATAGGAACGACAAGAATTTTTGCGACATGAACCTGCTGTTCGTAAAGAATTTCTTGTATCAACAGGATTCCTACTCTAAAAGATGTTCCGTAAAGCCGATTATGATTGTAGATGAAGGCGAGGTGAAGCTGGAGGGCATCTATGTCGTTGACGAGACGGATATCATAAAGCTTTCGTTTGTCGAATTTAAGAAGAACGCTTCGAAGTATTTGCAGGAGCTGGTTGCTTATTCGAAGAAGGTTATCAAGGAATATGGCAAGAAGAAGGTTGTCGTCGGGATAAACGGGCAAATCAGCTATGGACTCGGCGTGTTGACGAATGGCTATAACAGAAATTTCGAATTCAATTCAAATTACAATCTGGATTATTATACGCAAGAAATGGACGCTGTTTTCCCGATAGTGAAAAGAGCTTTCTCGTACAACTATGTGGCGACGCATAGCCTTTCGATGTTCGATAACGAAATGCTGAAGCAGGTGTATGACAATTTCCAGTTCAGGTACTTCAATGTCCGCGAATTCAAAAAAGAGATGCTGCTGTTCGGTGAACTTTGCCACGAGTCATTGAAAAAAACGCCGTATTATTCCGAGAAGACTCCCTATGAAATGTATGAGCTGATGAAGCAGATGAAATTCATCTTCAAGAAGGAAGACATCATCTTTGTCCTAAAGGATGGCAAGGAAGTTGGGTTCGTCTATACGCATCCCGACTATGCGGAATTGTTCAACAGGCCGAAGTTGAACTATGTGACATTCTACCTTAAGTATTTATTCAAGAAGACGCATAACGTCATATACAACATTATTGGTGTGTTGCCGGAATATCAGAAGACCGGGCTTGCGATTGCGCTAATCCACAAGTCAATTCTGATGCGGCAGGAAAAGTATCCGGCCGGGGTATCGTCGTTTATATTGGAAGACAATATCCCGTCGACGATGCTTTGCAAAAAGTTATCTACTGGAATCAACAAGGAATTCCATCTTTACGAAATAGAAGGCGAAAATGTATAAGCGGATTGAATCTGCGAAGGATCTTCCCGAAGAATGGGACGTTTTGTGCAAGGACAATATCTATATGTCCAGATCCTTTATGCAGTTTATGGAGAAGGTGAATTACTGCAATCAGTCGTACCACCTTTTTTACAAAGAGGATAAGCTGTATTCCTGTTTCATGATGTTCGAACGGAAGTTCAACCTTTTCATATTTACAAAGTACAAGGTGAATCTTCCGATGAAGTTTGTTTATTTGCCGCTGTCGGTGTCGCACCCGAGCATCGTGTGGAATGAGGACAAAAAGGAAGTGACAGATGTCCTCCATAGAATGAAGGGCATAAAAATCTTAATCAACATCGGCAAGGAAGAACTAGACGGCTTTTCCAAGGGACATTACCTGCCCATTTGCGTTTTGGAAAACAAGTGGAATACGTGGGAAGAATACTTGGGCTCGATGCGGGCGAATTACAGAAGACGCATTTTGCAGGCGCTCAAGAAGGGGGAATGCATTCAGTACGAACTGCTGAAAGACAACAAGGATTTTACGGACGAATGGTACAATCTGTATGAGCAGGTGTTTGACCATTCTGAATATTCCCTCGAAAAACTGACGGCGGATTTTTTCAGGAACGATATTGCGAAAACCGTGCTCCTGAAAATTGACGGCAAGGTGGAAGCGTTTATCCAGCTGATTGAAGACAGAAACAACGACATGCTGATATTCGAATTCTGCGGGTACAATTATGAAATCGGCCACAAGTACGATATCTATTACAACATGATGGCCGAGATCATGAAATACGCTATCAAGCACAAGTTCAAGTATGTGCAATTCGGACAGACCGCCTATGACGCCAAGATGAAATTCGGTGCAAAGATGTACTATAACTACTATTTGCTGTCCCATAGCAATAGAATTTTCAATTGGCTCATAAAAAAGTACAACAATTTCTTGCAATACAAGGTAACAGATTATAGTTTTAACGTATTCAGGGAGGTGTGACATGAAAATAATGCTGGTCAGGCCGAAGCCTCACAAGAATTCCCTCGGACTTGCAGATCTTATGACCTGCGAGCCGATTGAGATGGAATATGTCGCAGCTCTGTGCAAAAGGCTGGGGCACGATGTCGTTCTGGAAGACATGATTCTGGAAAAGAAATCCCTGGATACTCTGGTCAAGGAATTTGGGCCCGACGTAGTGATGTTTACGTCGTACATTACGCATGTCAATGTAATCAAGCACTATTCTGATTTGGTGAAAGGCGTCGACGCTCGGATTGTGACTGTTGTGGGCGGTGTGCATAGCGAGGTGTTGCCGGACGATTTCAAATACAAGAATATTGATTACGTCGTCGGCGTGAACGGCATGCAGAATACCGAGATCCTGCTGAATGCACTCGAAAAAAACGAGAAGCCCTGCTTCAAGCATGGTGAAATCGACAAGACGTATAGGCTCCCGATGCCCGACAGGGAAATCTCGCGAAGGTATCGGAAACATTATGACTATGCGTACCATGTTCCCTGCGCATTGCTGAAGTCTTCCTTCGGTTGCCCTTACAATTGCAAGTTCTGTTTCTGCGTTCAGATTACCCAGAACCAGTACTACGAAAGGGAACTGGAACAGGTAATTGATGAACTGAAACTGATAGAAGAGCCGAACGTATTCATCGTCGACGATAACTTCCTGGTGAACAGGAACAGAATAATCACTTTCTGCAAACTTCTAGACGAAAATAAGATTGACAAAAAATTCATCATATTCGGCAGGGCGGATTTTATCGTCAAGAACCCGGATATGATTGAACTATTGAGCCAGCATGGCCTTGACGCTGTATTTGTTGGAATAGAAAGTTTCAAGCAGAGTGACTTGAATGATTTCAATAAGCGAACGGATGTGGAGACGGGCGAAAAGGCTTCTGATATTTTGTACAAGTATAATGTCGACTTGTATGCCGGCGCAATTGTCGGGCCCGATTGGGACAAAAAGGACTTCAGGAATTTTGCCAAGTGGATTCGGAGAATGCATATCCGGTATGTCAACTTGCAGCCGCTCGTGCCGCTGCCTGCGACGCCGATTTACGATGTCTATAAGGACCAACTTCTGCTGAAACGCGAAGAATACGAAAAATGGGATTTGACGCATCTTGCGATTCTGCCGACGAAGCTTACGCCTTCCCAATATTATTTTGAAATAATCAGGGGCTATTTCAGGACCACGGCCAGCTTCAGCTCGCTAAGGTATATCCGCAAGAAGTGCGGAGTCAAGGTCGAGATAAAATGCTTCCGTGGTGCGATGAAAATGCTGTGGCATTACGTGAAGATGATGTGGGAATACAGAAAGGTGGGTAAGTATGAAAAGTAAGAGAATTCTGCTGATTCAGCCGACCATATACGACAACAATCACCTGCTTGTCAAAAAAGACAAACTGTATTTTATCGGGCTAACGATGCCCCTGCTTGCGGCGGAATGTGGCGATGATTGGGATGTCGAAATTTGCATCGAGACGATTGAGGATATCCCATGGGATACGGATATCGAATTGATTGGCATCGGCAGCATGGGCCATTCGATTATTCGCGGGATAGAAATCGCGAAGGAATTTAAGAAGCGGGGAAAGACCGTCGTCATGGGCGGTTACATGGCGAGTCTCGTTTCGGACGAGGTCAAGCAATACTGCGACTGCATCATGATTGGCGACGCGGAAAGCTACTGGAAAGAGATGCTGAACGACTATCTGAACGGGACGCTCAAGCCGTTCTATACCACGACGGTCGAGAAGCTTTCGACTCCGCTTCCCAGATATGAACTCGTCACGAGCAAAAAGATCGGGGATTTTTTGCCGGTCCAGGCGGGGAGAGGTTGCCCCAACAGGTGCCTGTTCTGTTCGATCGCCTGCCTGTATAAGGGAAAGTACCTGAGAAGGGAAATTCCTGAAGTCATGAGGGACATCAGGAAAGTCAAGGAATTGGGATTCAAGAAGTTTCTCTTGATAGATGACAATATCTTGTCGGATCGAAAGTACACGATGGATTTGTGCAATGAAATCAAGAAACTGCACATGACGTGGTACAGCCAGTGTTCCATCAAGCTTGCCGAAGATCCCGAACTGCTGAAATGCGTTGCCGATAGCGGCTGCATCTGTTTGAGCTTCGGGCTGGAAACGATTACGCCGGGAAACCTCAAGAAGATGAACAAGTCTTGGGAAGACCCGAAGGACTACAGTCGGATGATTCGGACAATCATCGATGCCGGTATTGATGTCGCGACAGAAATGATGATAGGGCTTGAAGACGATACCGTAGAAAGTATAAAGGCTACTGCGAAGTTCGTCATAGACAACAAGGTTACGGCACCCAAGTTCTATATCATCACTCCGGTTCCGGGAACGCCGTTCTTCGAAGAAGTGAAGGACAGCAAGGATCTCGTCAACAAGGACATCTATACCTACAGCCCGTCCGGGCCTGCGGTGAAAAACAGCAAGCATTTGACGGCCCAGGAAATAGACGAAATGTACTGGTGGCTCTATAACGAGGTGTATTCCATCAAGAATATTTATAAGCGCATCGTGTTCAGCAGGAGCTTTGTGCGGCATCCCTTCCGCTCAATGTTTAACCTAGGCGTGAATTTCTTTTATAGGTATCACATCAAGCATAACATAGCGCCGATTATTATTTGAGCGTTCCCAGCAGGGAATCCAGACGGTGCGTCAGCTGGATAGCCCCGAGGTAACTCAGGTGATCATGGTTGTATGCCATTTCGTCGGTGTAGTCGTGGTTTCCCCAGTTGTTCTCGTCCATCAGGACTACGCCCATGGAGGCGACCCTGTCGAGGACTTTCTTGGCCGTGGCGCTTGACGGCCCGTAGGGGCCGACCATGTTCGTTTTGCCGTATCCCGGATGCACGGGGTAGTTTAGTGCGATAATCTTGATTCCGGCCGCGTTGGCCATGTCGATGATATGCTGGAAGCGGGCGAAGTTCTCTCCTACCTTGTAGTCGTCGTAGAGCGCGAACGACGAATCGCCTTCGATGATGGGGTCTTGCCACGATGACGATGGGAGATTGAATTCTTCGCGATAGGGGAGAGTCTCCTTGTTGGCCATTATCGGGCCGTCTATCACTGCGTCGATGAATCCTTCGGGGATGCCGTCTTTCCAGAAATTGTGGTTCTCGTCGTAATGGAAGCCGACGTTCGCGTTGTAGATGTCGTTCCATTCGTGCTCGGGAACGCGCCAGAAGGCGTTGGGGGTGACTTCGACGACGATGAACTTCACGTTCTTGTTATGGTTGAGTATGTAGTTCTGGAACAGGTGGTCTCGTGCCGAGCTATGGAAAAGTCGTAGTCGAACCATATTCGTATGTGAATCTAATTCGCTGCGGATGTCAGTGTAAGGCTCGTACGAGACTGAGTTGGAACAACTGCAAAAAAAGAAAGGATTAGTAAAAGTATAGTCACTGTGAAGCACCCCTCATGAAAGAAAGTAGCAAAAAAGAGGGGCGCGGGTATAGCCCGTGTCCCTTTTTTTGCTGGTCTAGATGGACGGCTTCGC harbors:
- a CDS encoding AMP-binding protein yields the protein MSRLYDCIKRYSETFPDNISFTFREGEAYAHISYSQLYEHINTLSSFLTEYKGKTIALIGNNKLEYAVCLLSVICNVGNAFLIDKELSEEDVGSVFAQKKPDLVVVDDDLDFKFENFDVLKFSAIREVLKEKRDFCYDENFSGDLILHTSGTTGVPKCVRLNEQNYFGVIPELNRKWNVTSEQSCMLIIPLYHIYALVSLFHGLYAGINNILEYDYKRLNILLKETKPCLFMGVPLMYNRIKDAIFEKSGKKVKTAIKISNALRKIGIDVRKKIFKEIHEFFGGRYIFGCSAGSVLPYETNKFFNDVGLPVYNVYGMTETSGPIAINYQNHNDYKSVGEILDINRVEIINKDSEGVGSVFVKGGNVFSGYIRDEKKDYFLDGYFDTGDIGYIKGNNLYVIGRKKNILIGDNGKNISPEEINKKILKNNRIHDCNVIMENNRLTAIVNTDLSEDELKRFIAKVNDKLPKYKNIYKFKITDKKIK
- a CDS encoding radical SAM protein, translated to MKSKRILLIQPTIYDNNHLLVKKDKLYFIGLTMPLLAAECGDDWDVEICIETIEDIPWDTDIELIGIGSMGHSIIRGIEIAKEFKKRGKTVVMGGYMASLVSDEVKQYCDCIMIGDAESYWKEMLNDYLNGTLKPFYTTTVEKLSTPLPRYELVTSKKIGDFLPVQAGRGCPNRCLFCSIACLYKGKYLRREIPEVMRDIRKVKELGFKKFLLIDDNILSDRKYTMDLCNEIKKLHMTWYSQCSIKLAEDPELLKCVADSGCICLSFGLETITPGNLKKMNKSWEDPKDYSRMIRTIIDAGIDVATEMMIGLEDDTVESIKATAKFVIDNKVTAPKFYIITPVPGTPFFEEVKDSKDLVNKDIYTYSPSGPAVKNSKHLTAQEIDEMYWWLYNEVYSIKNIYKRIVFSRSFVRHPFRSMFNLGVNFFYRYHIKHNIAPIII
- a CDS encoding GNAT family N-acetyltransferase — its product is MYKRIESAKDLPEEWDVLCKDNIYMSRSFMQFMEKVNYCNQSYHLFYKEDKLYSCFMMFERKFNLFIFTKYKVNLPMKFVYLPLSVSHPSIVWNEDKKEVTDVLHRMKGIKILINIGKEELDGFSKGHYLPICVLENKWNTWEEYLGSMRANYRRRILQALKKGECIQYELLKDNKDFTDEWYNLYEQVFDHSEYSLEKLTADFFRNDIAKTVLLKIDGKVEAFIQLIEDRNNDMLIFEFCGYNYEIGHKYDIYYNMMAEIMKYAIKHKFKYVQFGQTAYDAKMKFGAKMYYNYYLLSHSNRIFNWLIKKYNNFLQYKVTDYSFNVFREV
- a CDS encoding radical SAM protein → MKIMLVRPKPHKNSLGLADLMTCEPIEMEYVAALCKRLGHDVVLEDMILEKKSLDTLVKEFGPDVVMFTSYITHVNVIKHYSDLVKGVDARIVTVVGGVHSEVLPDDFKYKNIDYVVGVNGMQNTEILLNALEKNEKPCFKHGEIDKTYRLPMPDREISRRYRKHYDYAYHVPCALLKSSFGCPYNCKFCFCVQITQNQYYERELEQVIDELKLIEEPNVFIVDDNFLVNRNRIITFCKLLDENKIDKKFIIFGRADFIVKNPDMIELLSQHGLDAVFVGIESFKQSDLNDFNKRTDVETGEKASDILYKYNVDLYAGAIVGPDWDKKDFRNFAKWIRRMHIRYVNLQPLVPLPATPIYDVYKDQLLLKREEYEKWDLTHLAILPTKLTPSQYYFEIIRGYFRTTASFSSLRYIRKKCGVKVEIKCFRGAMKMLWHYVKMMWEYRKVGKYEK